ACGGCAAGAAGGTCAAGGGCATTGAGCGCTCGACCTTCCTGATTGGTGCCGATGGCCTGCTGGCTCAAGAATGGCGCGGCCTCAAGGTTCCTGGTCACGTGGACGAAGTGCTCAAGGCCGTCAAGAGCCTAAAGGCTCAAGACAAGAAAGTGGCCTGAGCCACCTCTTCCCTACTAAGACACCGCCTTCGCCAGAGACCTGAAACCCTGCCCGCGTCAACACGCAAAGCATTTCAAAGTCTTTAAACAAGGCAAAACAGGAAATACTGCTTCCAGCCCCGCATAGCCTATGCATAATGGGCCAATGCCTCAGCGCTACACAGTATTACCTGTTCACCCCAACAAAGCCGCCTCGGTTTCCAGGCGGCTTTGTGCTTTTTGAATCTTGTTGAGAAACGGTTCGTCCACTATGCCCCTGCCCCCCGCCCCCGGCCACCGCGCCGCAAAGCTCCCCGCAGAAGCCTTTTTGTCCAACCGCAAAACTGCCAAGCAGACTGCAGCACTTGACGAAGATCTGAATCCCTCCAGCGCGGCGACCAACGTCGCCAGCGCTGCGCCTTCGGCCAGCAAGCCCCGACGCAACACCAGCAAGGTCACAGCCGCAGCCACTCCTGCTGCAGTTCAGGTCAAAGCAACACCTGCACCCACAGCAACTACAACACCCGCCAAGCCAGCACCCAAGTCCGTGCGCCGTGCCCGCAATAAGCGCACCGGCCCGACCACGCTGTTTGTGCTGGACACCAATGTTCTGCTGCACGACCCAAGCAGCCTGTTCCGCTTCGAAGAACACGATATCTTCCTGCCCATGGTGGTACTGGAAGAACTGGACAACCACAAAAAGGGCATGACCGAAGTAGCGCGCAATGGCCGTCAGGTCAGCCGCACTTTGGACTCTCTGGTTGCCTCCCAGCCCGACGATGGCCTGGAAAAAGGCCTGCCGTTGAACGCTACAGGCCAGCGCACTGCCACTGGCACGCTCTACTTCCAGACCAACCCTCTGGATACCACCCTGCCTGACAGCCTACCCCAGAGCAAGGCTGACAACCAGATTCTGGGCGTGGTCGCCGCTCTGCGTGAGCAGCACAAGGACCGCGAAGTAGTGCTGGTGTCCAAGGACATCAATATGCGCGTCAAGGCGCGCGCACTGGGTCTGGCTGCCGAGGATTACCAGAACGACAAGGTACTGGAGGACGGCGACCTGCTGTACTCCGGCGCTCTGGCCCTGCCCCACGACTTCTGGACCAAGGCTGGCAAGAACGTGGAGAGCTGGCAGGAAGGCGCCATCACCTATTACCGCGTCAGCGGTGCCATCGTGGACTCGCTGATGATCAATCAGTTCGTCTATTACGAGGCACCTGGCGAGCCAAGCCTGTACATGCGCGTGACCGAAATCCGCGACAAAACAGCCGTCATGAAGACGCTGCGCGACTTTGGCAACCCCAAGAATGCTGTATGGGGCGTATCCACGCGCAACCGCGAGCAGAATTTCGCCATGAACCTGCTGGTCAACCCCGAGGTGGACTTTGTCACCCTCACGGGCACCGCAGGCACCGGCAAGACCTTGCTGGCACTGGCCGCCGGTCTGGCTCAAGTGTTGGACGAGCGCCGCTATACAGAAATCATCATGACCCGCGCCACCGTGAGTGTGGGCGAGGATATCGGCTTCCTGCCCGGCACCGAAGAAGAGAAGATGGGTCCGTGGATGGGCGCTCTGGACGACAACCTGGAGTTTCTGGCCAAGGGCGATGGAGGCAATGCTGGCGAATGGGGCCGCGCTGCGACGAATGAGCTGATCCGCAGCCGCATCAAAATCAAGAGCATGAACTTCATGCGTGGCCGCACCTTCCTGAACAAGTACGTCATCATCGATGAGGCCCAGAACCTGACCCCCAAGCAGATGAAAACCTTGATCACGCGTGCCGGCCCCGGCACCAAGATCATCTGCATGGGCAATCTGGCCCAAATCGACACGCCGTACCTGACAGAAGGCAGCTCTGGCCTGACCTATGTGGTGGACCGCTTCAAGGGCTGGCCACACAGCGGTCACATCACACTGGCACGAGGCGAGCGCTCGCGCCTGGCCGACTTCGCCAGCGAGGTTCTGTAAGTGGTGAGCTGGATTTCTGCGCTCAAGCTCGTGCCCTGGGGAGAGGTCATCAAGGCCACGCCTCAGGTCGTGAAGGCGGCGCAATCCCTACTCAAGAAAAAAGAGGCGCAAGCCGAAGCCTATGAGCACAGTGCCAGCGCGCAGCAAGAGGCGCAGCATCTGTCGCCACCCACCTCAGCGGGCGAGCAAGCCCTGCTGCTGATTCAGCAGCAGGAGTTGCGCATTGCCCAGCTGGAGCAATCCCAGCGCCAATCGCTGGAGATCATCGAAAAGCTGGCCCAGCAAAATGCACAGGTCGTCACCACCGTAGGTGCCCTGCGCACGGGCGCTCAGCGTCTGGCATGGGCCTGTGGCGTGCTGGGTCTGTGCGTGCTTGGACTGGGAATTTACCTGTTCAGCCACTGAGATATCGCAGCCAAAAATAAAGCCCGCAGGCATCACGCTTGCGGGCTTTTCTATTGGGTGCTTTCAATTCAATAGCTTCTAGCGCTTGATATTCATAGAATTCAGATCAATTAAAGCCTGAAACCCTTATTTATCAGGCGCTAGCAGCTATTCTTTTAATACTCATCACCGCCGCCATAACCCATGGCCAGATTCTCAAAGCGGGTCTGGTTCTTCTGGAAGAAGACCTTCACCGTTCCCGTAGGTCCATTACGCTGCTTGCCAATGATGATCTCGGCCACGTTCGGCTCTTTGCTTTCCTTGTTGTAGTAATCGTCGCGATAAATGAACATGATGATGTCGGCATCCTGCTCAATAGCGCCGGATTCACGCAAGTCAGACATCATCGGGCGCTTGTCGGTGCGCTGCTCCACCGATCGATTGAGCTGAGACAGCGCAATCACCGGACATTGCAACTCCTTGGCCAGCATCTTCAAGCCGCGCGAGATTTCACCCAGCTCGGTCGCACGGTTATCCCCGCCGCTGCCGCCAGAGCCCGTCATCAGCTGCAAGTAGTCGACCACAATCAAACCCAGCTTGCCGCATTGGCGCGCCAGACGGCGGGCGTTGGCACGCAACTCAGAAGGCGTCAGACCCGGTGTTTCATCAATGTGCAGGGACACAGTGCGCAGCTTCTCGATCGCTTCCGTCAGGCGTGGCCATTCATCGTCGCTGAGCTTGCCGGTACGCAGGTTGCCCTGATTGACCCGGGCAATGGAGCCAACGATACGAACCGCCAGCTGGGCGGCCCCCATTTCCATGGAAAAGATGGCAACCGGCAGACCTTCATTGAGCGCCACATGCTCGGCAATATTCACGGCAAACGAGGTCTTTCCCATGGAAGGACGCGCCGCCAACACCACCATGTCACCAGCCTGCAGACCACTAGTCATGCGATCCAGATCGACAAAACCGGTAGGCACGCCGGTCACGTCCATGGGGTTGTCAGCCATCTCCTGAACACGGTCCAGCAGATCAACCACCAGCGTATCGAGCGACTGAAAGCCCTGCTTGTTGCGAGCGCCCTCTTCGCCGATGGCCATGATCTTCTGCTCGGCCTCGTCGAGCACGCGCTCCACTGTCTTACCCAGCGGGTTGAAAGCGTTGGTCGCAATCTCATCGCTGGCCGTGACCAGTTTGCGCAGAATGGCCCGATCGCGCACGATTTCCGCATAGCGACGGATATTGCTGGCACTGGGTACATATTGCGCCAGCTGGTTCAGATACATCAGGCCGCCAATTTCCTCGGCCTTGCCTATGCTCTGCAGTTGTTCATAAACCGTAATCACGTCAGCCGGCTTGCTGGCATTGACCAGCTTGCCAATCGCATCATAAATCAGCTTGTGCTCGTGTCGATAGAAGTCGCTCTCACTGAGCAAGTCCCCCACGCGCTCCCAGGCATTGTTATCCAGTAGCAAACCGCCAAGCACCGACGATTCCGACTCCATGGAGTGCGGCGGCACGCGCAGCTGCGCCACTTGCTGATCAGCAGGCGGGACAGGCGCGAATGCATCATCGTGCAGATCAAGCGGGGGCATTACAGACGACATGAGACTCCTTGGGTCAAGCCCTCCATCGTAGCCGGAGGCAGCAAAAGCGTCAGCGCGGATGGCTATAAAAACACTGTTCCATCCAGGATCACCAAAAAACAAAAAACCGCCCGAAGGCGGTTTCTTGCCAATTCAGACCGGAGTCTGGATTAGGAGTGGTCGCCGTACACGGAGACAGACACTTCTGCAGACACGTCGGTGTGCAGAGCCACCACAACAGTGGCGTCGCCAACTGTCTTGATGGGGCCATTAGGCATGCGCACTTGCGACTTGTTCACTGCGAAACCGGCCTTGGTCAGTTCTTCAGCGATGTCGGCGTTAGTGATAGAGCCGAACA
The sequence above is drawn from the Comamonas sp. 26 genome and encodes:
- the dnaB gene encoding replicative DNA helicase, with translation MSSVMPPLDLHDDAFAPVPPADQQVAQLRVPPHSMESESSVLGGLLLDNNAWERVGDLLSESDFYRHEHKLIYDAIGKLVNASKPADVITVYEQLQSIGKAEEIGGLMYLNQLAQYVPSASNIRRYAEIVRDRAILRKLVTASDEIATNAFNPLGKTVERVLDEAEQKIMAIGEEGARNKQGFQSLDTLVVDLLDRVQEMADNPMDVTGVPTGFVDLDRMTSGLQAGDMVVLAARPSMGKTSFAVNIAEHVALNEGLPVAIFSMEMGAAQLAVRIVGSIARVNQGNLRTGKLSDDEWPRLTEAIEKLRTVSLHIDETPGLTPSELRANARRLARQCGKLGLIVVDYLQLMTGSGGSGGDNRATELGEISRGLKMLAKELQCPVIALSQLNRSVEQRTDKRPMMSDLRESGAIEQDADIIMFIYRDDYYNKESKEPNVAEIIIGKQRNGPTGTVKVFFQKNQTRFENLAMGYGGGDEY
- a CDS encoding PhoH family protein gives rise to the protein MPLPPAPGHRAAKLPAEAFLSNRKTAKQTAALDEDLNPSSAATNVASAAPSASKPRRNTSKVTAAATPAAVQVKATPAPTATTTPAKPAPKSVRRARNKRTGPTTLFVLDTNVLLHDPSSLFRFEEHDIFLPMVVLEELDNHKKGMTEVARNGRQVSRTLDSLVASQPDDGLEKGLPLNATGQRTATGTLYFQTNPLDTTLPDSLPQSKADNQILGVVAALREQHKDREVVLVSKDINMRVKARALGLAAEDYQNDKVLEDGDLLYSGALALPHDFWTKAGKNVESWQEGAITYYRVSGAIVDSLMINQFVYYEAPGEPSLYMRVTEIRDKTAVMKTLRDFGNPKNAVWGVSTRNREQNFAMNLLVNPEVDFVTLTGTAGTGKTLLALAAGLAQVLDERRYTEIIMTRATVSVGEDIGFLPGTEEEKMGPWMGALDDNLEFLAKGDGGNAGEWGRAATNELIRSRIKIKSMNFMRGRTFLNKYVIIDEAQNLTPKQMKTLITRAGPGTKIICMGNLAQIDTPYLTEGSSGLTYVVDRFKGWPHSGHITLARGERSRLADFASEVL